In the Wyeomyia smithii strain HCP4-BCI-WySm-NY-G18 chromosome 2, ASM2978416v1, whole genome shotgun sequence genome, one interval contains:
- the LOC129722993 gene encoding uncharacterized protein LOC129722993, with the protein MCRVVILILAIVIGLCQARTVPIRGKQVKAYAYVLPAGAEEIRDDINHSFVCANRTDGFYVDIDNDCQIFHRCQDRARFSFICAERTVFSQMYQTCVHAGQLGFPCEESAAFYPDGEETEAASGNDNSDGAEGGKLSLPSNANVETEIPSQDLLPPDESIQPQASEPIIGTIVMPISDNFISEFDHHQLNADTFDPVEENESENTAQEVVDEEVSSSSLEQLHQDETVTVGDNTKEMEVVDEISNPVSSDSEHTHHLEHKEETNASEALETNEMSEDERVYHEHDDTLIAEDAKVEPQSLLQNDIQTVEETDPVVQDIKLAAPEVIISAEAEEVKSDDSTEPKPDSELSNDSAINAIAPETSNNGADYVQPPNSDNAISEIVLHEGDSEESKPEVGGPIPVESQASAAINEPIADLNQPEDDEQSPVSVAASSETNHDIHPLIAATLAERLANESKKINLPEFIVSTVADLRKGIPSLPLRRRRTFLFKADAV; encoded by the exons ATGTGTCGTGTTGTAATATTAATACTAGCGATTGTGATCGGATTATGTCAAGCAAGAACTGTACCGATTCGT GGCAAACAAGTGAAAGCATACGCCTACGTGTTACCAGCCGGTGCCGAAGAGATACGTGATGACATTAACCATTCATTTGTATGTGCGAATCGAACCGATGGATTCTACGTTGACATTGATAATGACTGTCAG ATTTTCCATCGATGCCAGGACAGAGCCCGTTTCAGTTTCATTTGTGCTGAGAGAACAGTCTTCAGCCAAATGTATCAAACATGCGTGCATGCTGGCCAGCTAGGTTTCCCATGTGAAGAATCAGCCGCTTTTTATCCAGATGGAGAAGAAACGGAGGCGGCTAGCGGCAACGACAACAGCGACGGAGCCGAAGGCGGTAAACTTTCGCTGCCAAGTAATGCCAATGTTGAGACAGAAATACCTTCGCAAGACCTGCTACCTCCCGACGAATCGATCCAACCGCAGGCAAGCGAACCAATCATTGGCACTATAGTAATGCCAATTAGTGATAATTTTATTAGCGAATTCGATCATCACCAGTTGAATGCCGATACATTCGATCCGGTTGAAGAAAACGAAAGTGAGAATACGGCACAAGAAGTCGTAGATGAAGAAGTTAGTAGTTCATCTTTAGAACAATTGCATCAAGACGAAACTGTCACAGTAGGTGATAACACTAAAGAAATGGAAGTAGTTGATGAGATTAGTAATCCTGTTTCATCGGATAGCGAACATACTCATCACTTAGAACACAAGGAGGAAACAAACGCTTCAGAGGCTTTAGAAACAAATGAAATGAGTGAGGACGAACGTGTTTATCATGAGCACGATGACACCTTAATTGCCGAAGATGCTAAAGTTGAACCCCAATCTCTGTTACAAAATGATATTCAGACAGTAGAAGAAACTGATCCTGTTGTGCAAGATATTAAACTTGCAGCGCCGGAAGTTATCATAAGCGCCGAAGCCGAAGAAGTAAAATCCGATGATTCCACTGAACCAAAGCCGGACTCGGAACTATCAAACGACAGCGCAATTAACGCAATTGCACCGGAAACAAGCAATAATGGCGCAGATTACGTACAACCACCAAATTCGGATAATGCGATCTCAGAAATCGTACTTCACGAAGGCGATAGTGAAGAAAGCAAACCCGAGGTTGGTGGACCGATACCCGTAGAAAGCCAGGCTAGTGCTGCCATAAACGAACCAATTGCAGATTTGAATCAACCGGAAGACGATGAACAATCACCGGTGTCGGTGGCAGCGTCGTCAGAAACGAACCATGATATTCACCCTTTGATTGCCGCCACACTAGCCGAACGACTGGCGAACgagtcgaaaaaaataaatttacccgAATTTATCGTGTCAACGGTTGCTGATCTCAGAAAAGGAATCCCATCGCTTCCGCTGAGACGAAGGAGAACTTTCTTATTCAAAGCGGATGCTGTTTGA